A genomic segment from Sulfitobacter mediterraneus encodes:
- a CDS encoding glucan biosynthesis protein yields MLRRDVLKSLAALAALPAAAWAEEPGLQLAAEASAFDQDTVLARARALATKPYSPRPQIPESWRNLTYDQYRKIWFDARNALWENSDAPQRVDVFPPGLYFPQAVALHVVEEGQSRPVRFDMGVFDTTDKFPDVDLDETLGYSGLRLRAELETSGIFQEYAVFQGASYFRGIGTGEIYGLSARGLALKTGDPMGEEFPDFTAFWLETPAPGSDSIVLHALLDSPSCTGAYRFEITHGAVLEMQVEAHVFARTDITHLGIAPLTSMFLFDDTMRQRFSDFRPAVHDSDGLLIHNGAGEVIWRPLANPAALQISAFADNNPRGFGLMQRKRKFSDFNDLEALYHKRPAVWITPGEDWGKGAVTLVEIPADLEIYDNIVAYWRPSAPLKAGSQHQMSYTLHWGADPVVDVPDMPLKVLNTAMGGRPEGGQIIAIDFEDAAHVPDDLSKVEIILRSSAGDTSSGIVQRNPEIGGPRLAFTFEPGEATLAEFRAQLRLNGAPLSEVWLYRWTAS; encoded by the coding sequence ATGCTGCGCCGCGATGTTCTCAAATCTCTGGCCGCATTGGCCGCCCTGCCCGCCGCCGCCTGGGCCGAAGAACCGGGCTTGCAATTGGCAGCCGAGGCCAGCGCCTTTGATCAGGACACCGTTCTGGCCCGCGCCCGCGCCCTGGCCACCAAACCCTACAGCCCGCGCCCGCAGATCCCTGAAAGCTGGCGCAACCTGACCTATGACCAATATCGCAAGATCTGGTTCGATGCCCGCAACGCCCTGTGGGAAAACAGCGATGCACCCCAGCGGGTTGATGTCTTTCCCCCCGGTCTCTACTTTCCGCAAGCCGTCGCCTTGCATGTGGTGGAGGAGGGCCAATCGCGCCCCGTCCGTTTTGACATGGGCGTTTTTGACACCACCGACAAATTCCCCGACGTCGATCTTGACGAGACCCTCGGCTATTCCGGTCTGCGCCTGCGGGCTGAGCTGGAAACAAGCGGCATATTTCAGGAATATGCGGTTTTTCAGGGCGCCAGCTATTTCCGCGGCATTGGCACGGGTGAGATTTACGGGTTGTCTGCGCGTGGGCTCGCGCTCAAAACCGGCGACCCGATGGGCGAGGAATTTCCCGATTTCACCGCTTTTTGGCTGGAAACGCCCGCACCCGGCAGTGACAGCATCGTCCTGCATGCCCTGCTCGACAGCCCGTCCTGCACCGGGGCTTACCGCTTTGAGATCACCCATGGCGCGGTCTTGGAGATGCAGGTTGAGGCCCATGTTTTTGCCCGCACCGACATCACCCATCTTGGCATAGCGCCGCTGACCTCCATGTTCCTGTTTGACGACACCATGCGCCAGCGGTTCTCGGATTTCCGGCCCGCCGTCCATGACAGTGACGGCCTGCTGATCCACAATGGCGCAGGCGAGGTGATCTGGCGGCCACTGGCCAACCCCGCCGCCCTTCAAATCAGTGCCTTTGCCGACAACAATCCGCGCGGTTTTGGCCTGATGCAGCGCAAGCGCAAGTTCTCGGATTTCAATGACCTTGAGGCGCTATACCACAAGCGTCCCGCCGTCTGGATTACACCGGGCGAGGATTGGGGCAAGGGCGCGGTCACGCTGGTCGAGATCCCTGCTGACCTTGAAATTTACGACAACATCGTCGCCTATTGGCGGCCCTCTGCCCCGCTCAAGGCCGGGTCTCAACATCAGATGAGCTATACCCTCCATTGGGGCGCGGATCCGGTTGTCGATGTGCCTGACATGCCGCTAAAGGTTTTGAACACAGCGATGGGCGGCCGTCCCGAAGGCGGGCAGATCATCGCAATCGACTTTGAAGATGCCGCCCATGTGCCGGATGACCTGAGCAAGGTTGAGATTATTCTGCGTTCCAGCGCCGGTGACACATCATCCGGCATAGTGCAGCGCAACCCAGAAATCGGCGGTCCGAGATTGGCATTTACCTTCGAGCCCGGCGAGGCGACGCTGGCCGAGTTCCGGGCGCAGCTGCGGCTGAACGGCGCCCCCTTAAGCGAGGTTTGGCTCTATCGGTGGACCGCATCATGA
- the mdoH gene encoding glucans biosynthesis glucosyltransferase MdoH: MTQPPCPPNAMPPAAPLDMDAQDFSHAPARRAEAPAGNRRWRLAVFGPACVGTLALMLGIYGWLSSGGMTGLEWALLMMIGLTFVWVTLSVSTVGVAISALLARQAAETRSPAAITPMDVALLVPIYNEVPWDVFGNAAAMLDDLAARKGPHSYSLFILSDTRNETIAAQERQAFERLRATAPKQIPVYYRRRAANTDKKVGNLVNWITGWGAAYEGMLVLDADSLMTGRAIERLASELANDPEAGLIQSFPMLIGANTLFARVQQFSNIAYGWLLAEGLALWSRNEGNYWGHNAIIRTRAFAQSAGLPHLRGRKGRSDLILSHDFVEAGLLRRAGWRVRFLPRVTGSFEETPGTLIDYVLRDRRWCRGNLQHLRLLRTAGLHPVSRFHLLHGAVSYLLSPAWFVLLVVWALLGKDAETNVIRYFNEANPLFPDWPPAMSHIDSAVFLVIMYAMLLAPKLAGAAIIAATPTATRSFGGRRPFLISVLTEIAFSVAYAPVLMIQQTKAVLRATFTRSEPWAPQQRSAQSYPITTLIKFHWIETLLGLVLLAGLLAGLISFWLVPIVFSLVAAVPLSALSALDVSRLGLKGLRMDSPNSLREPAIVRRARAARSQMKGQILAADHIAAE, from the coding sequence ATGACCCAGCCACCCTGCCCCCCCAATGCCATGCCGCCCGCCGCGCCACTGGATATGGACGCGCAGGATTTTAGCCATGCACCCGCCCGCCGCGCCGAGGCACCCGCTGGCAACAGACGTTGGCGCTTGGCTGTGTTTGGCCCTGCCTGTGTGGGGACACTGGCACTGATGCTTGGCATCTATGGATGGCTGTCCAGCGGCGGCATGACCGGGCTGGAATGGGCCTTGCTGATGATGATCGGACTGACCTTTGTCTGGGTCACGCTGTCGGTCAGCACCGTCGGCGTGGCGATCTCGGCCTTGCTGGCGCGGCAGGCGGCAGAAACAAGAAGCCCCGCCGCGATCACACCCATGGATGTCGCCCTGTTGGTCCCGATCTACAACGAAGTTCCTTGGGATGTTTTTGGCAATGCCGCCGCCATGCTGGACGATCTGGCCGCCCGCAAAGGACCGCACAGCTATAGCCTGTTCATCCTGTCCGACACGCGGAACGAAACCATCGCTGCGCAGGAGCGGCAGGCATTTGAACGGTTGCGGGCCACCGCGCCGAAACAGATACCCGTCTATTACCGCCGCCGCGCCGCCAACACGGACAAGAAGGTCGGCAATCTGGTCAACTGGATCACAGGCTGGGGTGCCGCCTATGAAGGGATGCTTGTGCTAGACGCCGACAGCCTGATGACAGGCCGAGCGATCGAACGGCTGGCCTCTGAACTGGCGAATGATCCTGAGGCCGGTCTGATCCAGAGCTTTCCGATGCTGATTGGGGCCAACACCCTCTTTGCCCGCGTACAACAGTTTTCCAACATCGCCTATGGCTGGCTTCTGGCCGAGGGGCTGGCGCTTTGGTCACGTAACGAGGGCAACTATTGGGGCCATAACGCGATTATCCGCACCCGTGCCTTTGCCCAAAGCGCGGGCCTGCCGCACCTGCGCGGGCGGAAAGGGCGCAGTGATCTGATCCTCAGCCATGATTTTGTCGAAGCCGGCCTGCTGCGCCGCGCCGGATGGCGTGTGCGGTTCCTGCCCCGCGTCACCGGCAGCTTTGAAGAAACCCCCGGCACGTTGATCGACTATGTTCTGCGCGACCGCCGTTGGTGCCGGGGCAACCTGCAGCATCTGCGACTCCTGCGCACGGCAGGTCTGCATCCGGTATCGCGGTTTCACCTGCTGCATGGCGCGGTGAGCTATCTTCTGTCGCCTGCATGGTTTGTGCTGCTGGTGGTCTGGGCTTTGTTGGGCAAAGACGCGGAAACAAATGTGATCCGTTATTTCAACGAAGCCAATCCGCTGTTCCCGGACTGGCCCCCCGCCATGAGCCATATCGACAGTGCCGTGTTTCTGGTGATCATGTACGCGATGTTGCTGGCACCGAAACTGGCCGGTGCCGCGATCATCGCCGCCACACCGACCGCGACACGCAGTTTTGGCGGGCGGCGCCCCTTCCTGATCTCCGTCTTGACCGAAATTGCGTTTTCTGTCGCCTATGCGCCGGTCCTGATGATCCAGCAGACCAAAGCCGTGCTGCGGGCCACATTCACCCGATCCGAACCATGGGCCCCGCAACAGCGCAGCGCCCAAAGCTATCCGATCACCACGTTGATCAAATTCCACTGGATCGAAACCCTGCTCGGGTTGGTGCTGCTCGCGGGGTTGCTGGCCGGTCTGATATCGTTCTGGCTGGTGCCGATTGTGTTCAGCCTTGTCGCTGCGGTGCCGCTGTCGGCACTCTCCGCGCTGGATGTCTCGCGACTTGGCCTGAAAGGGCTGCGCATGGACAGCCCCAATTCCCTGCGTGAGCCGGCCATTGTGCGCCGCGCCCGCGCCGCAAGATCCCAAATGAAAGGTCAGATTCTGGCCGCAGATCATATCGCGGCAGAATGA
- a CDS encoding rhodanese-like domain-containing protein, protein MLGSVAGVTLSVFWVARYYNIGAEVGSADLSAPDALAQADAGKITLIDIRRPEEWAATGIAQPAVPIDMRRDDFAVALLEALNGDRAQPVALICARGVRSARLARALREAGFEQVLDVPEGMVGSGAGPGWISRGLPVRQP, encoded by the coding sequence ATGCTGGGATCTGTGGCGGGGGTCACGCTGAGCGTCTTTTGGGTCGCGAGGTACTACAATATCGGGGCGGAGGTTGGCAGCGCCGACCTGTCCGCCCCGGATGCATTGGCGCAGGCCGATGCCGGGAAGATCACGCTTATTGACATTCGCAGGCCCGAGGAATGGGCGGCGACGGGCATCGCGCAACCGGCGGTGCCTATCGACATGCGGCGGGATGACTTTGCTGTTGCTCTGCTTGAGGCCTTGAACGGCGACAGGGCACAACCCGTGGCCTTGATCTGCGCCCGAGGCGTGCGGTCGGCGCGACTGGCCAGGGCGTTGCGGGAGGCGGGCTTTGAACAGGTTCTGGATGTGCCGGAAGGTATGGTTGGATCCGGCGCCGGGCCGGGGTGGATCAGTCGCGGATTGCCGGTACGCCAGCCCTGA
- a CDS encoding YHS domain-containing (seleno)protein — translation MNRFTLSIAAAATALTFASQAFAGDQYIDGTGFAASGYDVVAYFDLPQNPIGQSQPAPVAGDKDITAEYNGAKFAFSSEANKTAFLADPAKYAPQYDGHCAYGVSKGGKVPGNPTLWRIVDDKLYLNITKNVVGFWEEDIPGNIDLAEGNWTSIEPAPASDRAIPKFTSAAPVN, via the coding sequence GTGAACCGCTTTACCCTCTCCATCGCCGCCGCTGCCACAGCCCTGACCTTTGCCTCGCAAGCTTTTGCAGGAGATCAATATATCGACGGCACCGGTTTTGCCGCTTCAGGCTATGACGTGGTTGCCTATTTCGATCTGCCTCAAAACCCCATTGGTCAAAGCCAGCCCGCGCCCGTTGCCGGGGACAAGGATATCACTGCTGAATACAACGGGGCAAAATTTGCCTTTTCCAGCGAGGCCAACAAGACCGCGTTTCTGGCCGATCCGGCCAAATATGCACCGCAGTATGACGGCCATTGCGCCTATGGCGTGTCCAAAGGCGGCAAGGTTCCGGGCAACCCGACCCTGTGGCGGATTGTGGATGACAAGCTGTACCTGAACATCACCAAGAACGTCGTTGGTTTTTGGGAAGAGGACATTCCAGGTAACATCGATCTGGCCGAAGGCAACTGGACCAGCATCGAACCTGCGCCTGCATCTGATCGGGCCATTCCCAAGTTCACCAGCGCCGCGCCTGTGAACTGA
- a CDS encoding SseB family protein: MTDLTPLDEAHAAMTAAPDDDTARLRFYERIADVELFMLLEAEPEGDQINPILLDDAYVVVFDRAARLAAYVGEAAPYVALSGRAIAGMLEGQPLGMAVNIGVAPSEILLPAGAMEWLRDTLAHEAGEVEAKIEALLPPKGLPETLIAAIDAKLATATGMAAGAFLVAVDYAGGGRGHLLAFVGAIPRAQDALVRAASEALTFSGIEAGAMDVGFFAPNDPTVEKLARVGLRFDLPQGEGLQHTPRMPPGSDPSKPPILK, translated from the coding sequence ATGACTGATCTGACCCCGCTGGACGAGGCACATGCCGCGATGACCGCCGCGCCCGATGACGACACGGCGCGCCTGCGGTTTTACGAGCGGATCGCAGATGTCGAGCTTTTCATGCTGCTTGAGGCAGAGCCGGAGGGCGACCAGATCAATCCGATCTTGCTGGACGATGCCTATGTTGTGGTGTTCGACCGCGCGGCGCGTCTGGCTGCCTATGTGGGCGAGGCGGCGCCCTATGTGGCACTGTCAGGACGGGCGATTGCCGGAATGCTGGAGGGACAGCCCTTGGGCATGGCCGTGAACATCGGTGTGGCACCATCAGAAATCCTGCTGCCCGCCGGTGCAATGGAATGGCTGCGTGATACCCTGGCCCATGAGGCGGGTGAGGTGGAGGCCAAGATCGAGGCTTTGCTGCCGCCCAAGGGCTTACCCGAGACATTGATCGCCGCAATTGACGCCAAATTGGCGACGGCCACGGGTATGGCGGCGGGCGCATTTTTGGTGGCGGTGGATTATGCGGGCGGTGGGCGCGGTCATTTGCTGGCTTTTGTCGGGGCGATCCCGCGGGCGCAGGATGCGCTGGTGCGGGCCGCCTCTGAGGCGCTGACGTTTTCCGGGATCGAAGCAGGGGCCATGGATGTGGGCTTTTTTGCGCCTAATGATCCGACGGTCGAAAAACTGGCCAGAGTTGGGCTGCGCTTTGACTTGCCGCAGGGCGAGGGATTGCAACATACGCCGCGCATGCCACCGGGCAGTGACCCCTCCAAACCCCCTATTTTGAAATAA
- a CDS encoding uracil-DNA glycosylase family protein → MTDIRDPLRRCTLCADRFAATATGHQPRPVVWFAPEAKILIAGQAPGLRVHESGKPFWDASGTRLRDWMGLDEDTFYDQSKLAILPMAFCFPGYNASGSDLPPPPICARTWRAEALNLLPDIRLTVLIGGYAMKYHLPDHQSVRLSVAGWRDHPKGVFALPHPSWRNTGWLKKNPWFEAEVVPRLRAAVTEVLHD, encoded by the coding sequence ATGACAGACATCCGTGATCCCCTGCGCCGTTGTACTCTCTGTGCAGATCGCTTTGCCGCCACGGCGACGGGCCATCAGCCGCGTCCGGTGGTCTGGTTCGCGCCGGAGGCCAAGATCTTGATCGCGGGGCAGGCGCCCGGCCTGCGTGTCCATGAAAGCGGCAAGCCGTTCTGGGATGCCTCCGGCACCCGATTGCGCGACTGGATGGGGCTGGATGAAGACACCTTCTATGACCAATCCAAGCTGGCGATCTTGCCGATGGCGTTTTGTTTTCCCGGCTATAATGCCAGCGGCAGCGACCTGCCGCCGCCACCGATCTGCGCCAGGACGTGGCGGGCAGAGGCACTGAACCTGTTGCCGGATATCCGGCTTACAGTTCTGATTGGTGGCTATGCAATGAAATATCATCTGCCGGACCATCAATCGGTGCGCCTATCCGTCGCGGGGTGGCGGGATCATCCAAAAGGCGTCTTTGCCTTGCCTCACCCGTCCTGGCGCAATACCGGTTGGCTGAAGAAAAATCCGTGGTTCGAGGCAGAAGTGGTGCCGCGACTGCGGGCCGCTGTGACCGAGGTGCTCCATGACTGA
- a CDS encoding ArsR/SmtB family transcription factor, with protein sequence MKIDSPQTPPLTLAAASFAALGSEQRLMVLRTLVRAGPDGLSIGLLGDRTGVTGSTLTHHLKLLAAAGLVKQERQGRSTICAAVAYEEVQALSHFLLTECCADAGSPCEEHNHG encoded by the coding sequence ATGAAAATTGATTCTCCACAAACCCCGCCCCTCACTCTGGCCGCTGCCAGCTTTGCCGCGCTTGGCTCCGAGCAGCGCCTGATGGTCCTGCGCACCTTGGTTCGGGCTGGTCCTGACGGGCTCAGCATCGGACTGCTCGGGGATCGCACCGGCGTGACCGGATCGACCCTGACACATCATCTCAAGCTGTTGGCTGCCGCTGGCCTTGTCAAACAGGAACGGCAGGGCCGCAGCACCATCTGCGCCGCGGTTGCCTATGAAGAGGTGCAGGCGCTGTCCCATTTCCTGCTGACCGAATGCTGCGCGGATGCGGGCAGCCCCTGTGAGGAACACAATCATGGCTGA
- a CDS encoding permease, with amino-acid sequence MADTTQTQSPMSRLKIGAWGVTALMLALVALLDWPQFIPTVTFAAKALSGTAPFILFAVFAVAYLKASGAENLLARAFEGNPARMIVMAALLGGLSPFCSCEVIPFIAALLAVGAPLGAVMAFWLASPLMDPAMFAITSGTLGFDFALAKTIAAVGIGMLGGFGVMLAANTPLFADPLKERPSVGGCCGVQKPFSGQTVWKFWPEPDRRAVFSETARENALFLFKWLTLAYVIEALMLHYIPAEMIASVLGGEGLMPILLGALVGAPAYLNGYAAVPLVDALLAQGMTQGAAMSFVIAGGVSCIPAAIAVWALVKPRVFMAYLGFALIGAMIAGLAWQAVA; translated from the coding sequence ATGGCTGACACAACCCAAACCCAATCTCCGATGAGCCGCCTGAAAATTGGCGCATGGGGGGTAACCGCCCTGATGCTGGCGCTTGTCGCATTGCTTGACTGGCCGCAGTTCATCCCGACGGTGACATTCGCCGCCAAGGCCTTGTCTGGCACCGCCCCCTTTATTCTTTTTGCTGTATTTGCAGTGGCTTACCTCAAAGCCAGCGGGGCGGAAAACCTGCTCGCCCGCGCGTTCGAAGGCAACCCGGCGCGGATGATCGTGATGGCGGCCCTGCTGGGCGGGTTGTCACCCTTTTGTTCCTGCGAGGTCATCCCCTTTATCGCCGCTTTGCTGGCCGTAGGTGCGCCTTTGGGTGCGGTCATGGCCTTTTGGCTGGCCTCCCCGCTGATGGATCCGGCAATGTTCGCCATCACCTCTGGCACCTTGGGATTTGATTTTGCACTGGCCAAAACCATCGCTGCCGTTGGCATCGGGATGCTGGGCGGTTTTGGCGTCATGCTGGCCGCGAACACCCCGCTTTTTGCTGATCCGCTGAAGGAACGCCCCAGTGTTGGAGGCTGCTGCGGCGTACAAAAACCGTTCTCCGGCCAAACCGTTTGGAAGTTCTGGCCTGAGCCGGACCGCCGCGCGGTGTTTTCCGAAACCGCCCGCGAGAATGCGCTGTTTCTCTTCAAATGGCTGACCCTTGCCTATGTGATCGAGGCATTGATGCTGCACTATATCCCGGCCGAGATGATCGCATCCGTCTTGGGCGGTGAGGGGTTGATGCCGATCCTGCTTGGCGCATTGGTGGGCGCACCGGCCTATCTCAACGGTTATGCCGCTGTGCCGCTGGTGGACGCCCTTCTGGCCCAAGGCATGACCCAGGGCGCGGCAATGTCCTTTGTCATCGCGGGCGGCGTCAGCTGTATCCCGGCGGCAATCGCGGTCTGGGCCTTGGTCAAACCACGGGTCTTTATGGCCTATCTCGGCTTTGCCCTGATCGGCGCGATGATCGCGGGTCTTGCTTGGCAAGCCGTCGCCTGA
- a CDS encoding ABC transporter ATP-binding protein yields MLEFENVSKSFWTGSQHKVILDHVSFRVDLGNSLGILAPNGTGKSTLINMMAGLEKPDEGEIRRGCNISFPLGFMGGVVGKVSAMENARYIARLYGLDPDYVESFCRWLCGLGEYFDQPLGTYSSGMRSRFTFSLMLALDFDIYLIDEGMPSTTDMEFNRKAGEILQERLRTTTIIIVSHQAQTLEKFARSAAVLLGGKLYMFDTLEEAKQLYDYETQG; encoded by the coding sequence ATGCTGGAGTTTGAGAATGTATCCAAGTCCTTTTGGACGGGATCGCAGCACAAGGTCATTCTTGACCATGTGTCTTTTCGCGTGGACCTGGGCAATTCTCTGGGAATCCTCGCCCCCAACGGCACTGGTAAATCGACACTTATCAATATGATGGCCGGTTTGGAGAAACCCGATGAGGGTGAAATCCGCCGTGGTTGCAACATCTCCTTTCCGCTGGGGTTCATGGGCGGTGTTGTCGGCAAGGTTTCCGCCATGGAAAACGCCCGATACATCGCGCGGCTTTATGGGCTCGACCCCGATTATGTCGAAAGCTTCTGCCGCTGGCTGTGTGGGTTGGGCGAATATTTTGACCAACCGCTGGGCACCTATTCCTCCGGCATGCGATCGCGGTTCACATTCTCGCTGATGCTGGCGCTGGATTTCGACATCTACCTGATCGACGAGGGCATGCCATCAACCACGGATATGGAGTTCAACCGCAAGGCCGGTGAAATCCTGCAGGAACGTCTGCGCACCACCACGATCATCATTGTCTCGCACCAAGCGCAGACCCTGGAAAAATTTGCCCGTTCGGCGGCCGTCCTGTTGGGCGGGAAACTTTATATGTTTGACACCTTGGAAGAAGCGAAACAGCTCTATGACTACGAAACCCAAGGCTAG
- a CDS encoding capsule biosynthesis protein → MTTKPKARKFRIKRSASPTHSQPADTPEHVQRAQAKEQYGEPPVALQRRAAAHAAPRAVPPPEAAHHEPPRQAAPRRDAPQAAPPRQQPAPTPAPPPQPQRRPAGDHAQTHAPEQTRHAPRPEATPTPPQQDAVPSQPPGGETDIDAIRREGLTGRQLRMARRVAQKHGLAPTSDFDAVRLLREQGIDPFQRSNMLELVVPNNDGQPPANPAGAPKPPANTPQPNAKGGRIQLPQTTPVGGNTLPSTEQLSPAERREHEISQIQRDITLRRRRKLALLLARLSAFVLLPTLIAGIYFYKIASPMYATNSQFLIIQSEGGGGASPFGGILPTQFANSADSIATQAYLQSKDAMLKLDEDTGFKAHFSDPSIDVVQRLKENPTNEEAYKVYKKNVKIGYDPTEGVIRMEVIAADPQVSAAFSESLLEYAEDRVNELSKQKREDGMRDALAGFETAQKNRRDTQEALIRLQIENGVDPEAEIVAIRAQITTYEGLLIEKELALSALLDNPRPNKAKVDGARSDVRRLKEQLAKLNVKMNSATEGENSLAKQAVTMQLAKADLAAADMVLQSAQTAMEQARTEANRQVRYLTVAVQPVAPQEPTYPRRFENTILAFLIFAGIYLMLSLTASILREQVTS, encoded by the coding sequence ATGACTACGAAACCCAAGGCTAGAAAATTCCGCATCAAGCGGAGCGCCTCACCCACGCACAGCCAGCCTGCCGATACGCCGGAGCATGTGCAGCGCGCGCAAGCCAAGGAGCAATACGGCGAGCCGCCCGTTGCATTGCAACGCCGCGCCGCCGCGCATGCAGCCCCCCGCGCCGTGCCGCCGCCCGAAGCGGCGCATCACGAACCGCCACGCCAGGCCGCCCCCCGTCGCGACGCGCCGCAAGCCGCACCGCCACGGCAGCAACCTGCCCCCACACCGGCGCCCCCCCCGCAGCCACAGCGTAGGCCAGCGGGCGATCATGCTCAAACTCATGCGCCAGAGCAAACCCGCCATGCCCCTCGGCCAGAGGCCACGCCGACACCGCCACAACAGGACGCGGTGCCCAGCCAGCCACCGGGCGGCGAGACAGATATCGATGCGATCCGGCGTGAAGGCCTCACGGGACGGCAGTTGCGCATGGCCCGCCGGGTGGCCCAAAAACACGGGCTGGCCCCAACATCCGATTTTGACGCGGTGCGCCTGCTGCGGGAACAAGGCATCGACCCGTTCCAACGCTCCAACATGCTGGAACTGGTTGTGCCAAACAACGATGGACAGCCCCCCGCCAACCCGGCAGGTGCGCCCAAGCCACCTGCCAACACCCCGCAGCCCAATGCCAAGGGCGGGCGCATTCAATTGCCGCAAACCACGCCAGTTGGCGGCAACACTCTGCCCTCCACCGAACAGCTCTCTCCGGCAGAGCGGCGCGAACATGAAATCTCGCAAATTCAACGGGACATTACCCTGCGCCGTCGTCGCAAGCTGGCCCTGTTGCTGGCCCGGCTCTCCGCCTTTGTATTGCTGCCTACGCTGATTGCGGGGATCTATTTCTACAAGATCGCCTCGCCGATGTATGCCACCAACAGCCAGTTCCTGATCATCCAAAGTGAGGGCGGCGGCGGTGCCAGCCCCTTTGGCGGCATTCTGCCCACGCAATTTGCCAACAGCGCCGACAGCATCGCAACGCAGGCCTACCTGCAATCCAAGGATGCGATGCTCAAGCTGGACGAAGACACAGGATTCAAGGCACATTTTTCAGATCCCTCGATCGACGTTGTGCAACGGCTCAAAGAAAACCCGACCAACGAAGAGGCCTATAAAGTCTATAAAAAGAACGTCAAAATCGGCTATGACCCTACTGAGGGCGTGATCCGCATGGAAGTGATCGCTGCCGATCCTCAGGTCTCTGCCGCCTTTTCCGAAAGCCTGCTGGAATACGCCGAAGACCGCGTCAACGAACTGTCCAAGCAAAAGCGTGAAGACGGGATGCGCGACGCGTTGGCCGGCTTCGAAACCGCGCAGAAGAACCGCCGCGACACGCAGGAGGCATTGATCCGTCTGCAAATTGAGAACGGCGTTGATCCCGAGGCCGAGATCGTCGCGATCCGCGCCCAGATCACCACCTACGAGGGGCTGTTGATCGAAAAGGAACTGGCCTTGTCGGCCCTTCTGGACAACCCGCGCCCCAACAAGGCCAAGGTGGATGGCGCGCGCAGCGATGTGCGCCGCCTCAAGGAACAGCTTGCCAAATTGAATGTGAAAATGAACTCCGCCACCGAAGGTGAGAATTCCTTGGCCAAGCAGGCGGTGACCATGCAATTGGCCAAGGCCGATCTTGCCGCCGCAGACATGGTGCTGCAATCGGCACAAACCGCGATGGAGCAAGCCCGGACAGAGGCCAACCGCCAGGTCCGCTATCTGACCGTCGCCGTGCAGCCCGTCGCCCCGCAAGAGCCGACATATCCCCGCCGATTCGAGAACACGATCTTGGCTTTCCTGATCTTTGCAGGCATCTACCTGATGTTGTCCCTGACAGCCTCCATTCTCAGAGAACAGGTAACCTCATGA
- the kdsA gene encoding 3-deoxy-8-phosphooctulonate synthase — translation MTQVTIRDVIVGNDRPLTVIAGPCQLESEDHAQMIAGKMKEACAAAGAQYIFKASYDKANRTSLSGKRGLGIDQGLKVLQSVGKALDVPVLTDVHTEAQCAIAADAVDVLQIPAFLCRQTDILLAAGNTGAAVNVKKGQWLAPWEMGNIVDKIKSTGNEKILLTERGTAFGYNTLVTDMRGLPQMAQTGYPVVMDATHAVASPGGKGTSSGGQREFAPVLARAAVSIGVAAVFLETHEDPDNAPSDGPNMIYLDQMPDLITTLMKFDALAKQHPMTF, via the coding sequence ATGACCCAAGTAACCATCCGTGACGTGATTGTCGGCAATGATCGCCCCCTGACCGTGATCGCCGGCCCCTGCCAGCTTGAAAGCGAAGATCACGCCCAGATGATTGCCGGCAAAATGAAAGAGGCCTGCGCCGCCGCCGGGGCGCAGTACATTTTCAAAGCCAGCTATGACAAGGCCAACCGCACTTCGCTGTCTGGCAAACGCGGTTTGGGGATTGATCAGGGCCTCAAGGTGCTGCAGTCGGTTGGCAAGGCACTGGATGTACCTGTGCTCACGGATGTCCACACCGAGGCCCAATGCGCCATCGCCGCAGATGCGGTGGATGTGCTGCAAATCCCTGCCTTCCTATGCCGCCAGACCGACATACTTTTGGCCGCAGGCAACACCGGCGCTGCGGTGAATGTGAAAAAGGGCCAATGGCTCGCCCCTTGGGAAATGGGCAACATCGTCGACAAGATCAAATCGACCGGCAATGAGAAAATCCTGCTGACCGAACGCGGCACCGCCTTTGGCTACAACACATTGGTAACGGACATGCGCGGCCTGCCGCAGATGGCGCAAACCGGCTATCCGGTGGTGATGGACGCCACGCACGCGGTTGCCAGCCCCGGCGGCAAAGGCACCTCATCGGGCGGGCAGCGCGAATTTGCCCCGGTGCTGGCCCGCGCGGCCGTGTCTATCGGCGTGGCGGCTGTGTTCCTCGAAACCCACGAAGATCCGGACAACGCGCCCAGCGACGGCCCCAACATGATCTATCTCGACCAGATGCCCGATCTGATCACCACATTGATGAAGTTTGACGCGCTGGCCAAACAGCACCCCATGACATTTTAA